Proteins found in one Acidobacteriota bacterium genomic segment:
- a CDS encoding multidrug efflux RND transporter permease subunit, whose translation MAKFFINRPIVAMVISIVIVLAGVVSLGGLPVAQYPDIVPPEILVSAFFTGADCQTLEQAVATPLEQQINGVDNMLYVRSTNGNDGSMALTVDFAVGTDVNTDQVLTQNRASQATASLPEDVKAYGVTVQKSTSTLLFIYSLYSPDNVYDRLFLSNYAYINLNDALLRVPGVSQVSVLGASPYAMRGWLDPGKLARLNLTIEDVVSAVKEQNNANPAGQIGTEPAPPGQQFTYSVRAQGRLVQAEEFGEVVIRANPDGSMVRLKDVARLELGAQFYNTVGRYNGAPAALVAVYQAPGSNALEVAAGVKQAMADLEKRFPPGLKAVLSLDTTLAVSSGIEEIVVTLLEAMVLVILVVYLFLQSWRATLIPLLTVPVSLVGTFMVFPLLGFSINTLTLFGMVLAVGLVVDDAIVVVEAVEAHMERGLDRKAATLKAMEEVTSPVVAVALILAAVFVPVAFMGGITGRLYQQFALTIAISVLISAFNALTLSPALCSLLLKHRGDKGKKSLLGRFFGGFNRVFDRAVDGYVGISRFLVRRTVRTFLLLLAMTGGMLFIGAKLPGGFVPDEDQGYFFLNVSLPEAASLQRTDALMRKVEQVLEKTPGIEGYTTISGFSLLSGVSSTFTGFAFVTLKPWDDRRGPGEDAKSILNGLNRKLSSLPEAMVFGFLPAAIPGVGKSGGFSFMLQDRSGGDVKFLADNVDKFLDAARKRPELANVSTMFRAEVPQLYADVDRPKCAKLGVDVGSVYLTLQTFLGGCYVNDFNRFGRQWKVYLQGAPDDRVRREDIGKFFVRAGDGTTVPLSSVVTIRETNGPEFTNRFNLFRAAEINGSAAPGYSSGQAMNALEEVANTVLPREMGYDWSGMSYQERKAPASAGVFALSLAFVFLILAAQYESWSLPFSVLLGTPVAVLGAFVGLLSRRLENDVFAQVGLVMLVGLAAKNAILMVEFCKAELEKGRPLVDAALAGARARLRPILMTSFAFVLGCVPLWVAQGSGAISRQILGTVVIAGMLASTLIGIFVVPVLFVLVESLAHRRGKAPAPPAEPGNPVPAPPGGEAQCPPAE comes from the coding sequence ATGGCCAAGTTTTTCATTAACCGCCCCATCGTCGCCATGGTGATCTCCATCGTGATCGTTCTCGCGGGGGTCGTCTCCCTCGGCGGGCTCCCCGTGGCCCAGTACCCGGACATCGTGCCGCCCGAGATCCTCGTGTCGGCCTTCTTCACCGGCGCCGACTGCCAGACGCTGGAGCAGGCGGTGGCAACCCCGCTCGAGCAGCAGATCAACGGCGTGGACAACATGCTCTACGTGCGGTCCACCAATGGCAACGACGGGTCCATGGCCCTCACCGTGGACTTCGCGGTGGGCACCGACGTCAACACCGACCAGGTGCTGACGCAGAACCGGGCGTCCCAGGCCACCGCCTCCCTCCCCGAGGACGTCAAGGCCTACGGGGTGACCGTGCAGAAGTCCACGTCCACCCTCCTGTTCATTTACTCCCTCTACTCGCCGGACAACGTCTACGACCGCCTCTTCCTCTCCAACTACGCCTACATCAACCTCAACGACGCCCTCCTGCGGGTGCCGGGGGTGAGCCAGGTGTCCGTCCTGGGGGCTTCCCCCTACGCCATGCGCGGCTGGCTCGACCCGGGGAAGCTGGCCCGGCTGAACCTCACCATCGAAGACGTCGTCTCCGCCGTCAAGGAACAGAACAACGCCAACCCCGCCGGGCAGATCGGCACCGAGCCCGCCCCGCCCGGCCAGCAGTTCACCTACAGCGTGCGGGCGCAGGGCCGGCTGGTGCAGGCGGAGGAGTTCGGCGAGGTCGTGATCCGGGCCAACCCCGACGGCTCCATGGTCCGGCTCAAGGACGTGGCGAGGCTCGAACTCGGGGCCCAGTTCTACAACACGGTGGGCCGCTACAACGGAGCGCCCGCCGCCCTCGTCGCCGTCTACCAGGCGCCGGGCTCCAACGCCCTGGAGGTGGCCGCGGGGGTCAAGCAGGCCATGGCGGACCTCGAAAAACGCTTTCCCCCCGGGCTGAAGGCCGTCCTGTCCCTGGACACCACCCTGGCGGTCAGCTCGGGTATCGAGGAGATCGTCGTCACGCTGCTGGAAGCCATGGTGCTGGTGATCCTGGTGGTCTACCTGTTCCTCCAGAGCTGGCGCGCCACCCTGATCCCCCTGCTCACGGTGCCCGTCTCCCTGGTGGGGACCTTCATGGTCTTCCCCCTGCTGGGTTTCTCCATCAACACCCTCACCCTCTTCGGGATGGTCCTGGCCGTGGGGTTGGTGGTGGACGACGCCATCGTGGTGGTGGAGGCGGTGGAAGCCCACATGGAGCGGGGCCTCGACCGGAAGGCCGCCACGCTCAAGGCCATGGAGGAGGTCACCTCCCCCGTCGTGGCCGTGGCGCTGATCCTGGCGGCTGTCTTCGTCCCGGTGGCCTTCATGGGCGGGATCACGGGGCGGCTCTACCAGCAGTTCGCCCTCACCATCGCCATCTCGGTGCTCATCTCCGCCTTCAACGCCCTGACCCTGAGCCCCGCCCTCTGCTCCCTCCTCCTCAAGCACCGGGGCGACAAGGGGAAAAAGAGCCTCCTGGGCCGGTTCTTCGGCGGCTTCAACCGGGTCTTCGACCGGGCGGTCGATGGCTACGTGGGGATCTCCCGCTTCCTCGTCCGCCGCACCGTGCGGACCTTCCTCCTCCTGCTGGCCATGACGGGCGGCATGCTCTTCATCGGGGCGAAGCTCCCCGGCGGCTTCGTGCCGGACGAGGACCAGGGCTACTTCTTCCTCAACGTCTCCCTTCCCGAGGCGGCCTCGCTGCAGCGCACCGACGCCCTCATGCGGAAGGTGGAGCAGGTGCTGGAGAAGACCCCCGGCATCGAGGGGTACACCACCATCAGCGGGTTCAGCCTCCTGAGCGGGGTCAGCAGCACCTTCACCGGTTTCGCCTTCGTCACCCTCAAGCCCTGGGACGATCGGAGGGGGCCGGGGGAGGACGCCAAGTCGATCCTCAACGGCCTCAACCGCAAGCTGTCGTCCCTCCCGGAGGCGATGGTGTTCGGCTTCCTCCCCGCGGCCATCCCCGGCGTCGGCAAGTCCGGCGGTTTCAGCTTCATGCTCCAGGACCGGAGCGGGGGCGACGTCAAGTTCCTGGCGGACAACGTGGACAAGTTCCTCGACGCCGCCCGGAAGCGGCCGGAGCTGGCCAACGTCAGCACCATGTTCCGGGCCGAGGTCCCGCAGCTCTACGCGGACGTGGACCGGCCCAAGTGCGCCAAGCTGGGCGTGGACGTGGGGAGCGTCTACCTGACCCTCCAGACCTTCCTGGGCGGGTGCTACGTGAACGACTTCAACCGTTTCGGGCGGCAGTGGAAGGTCTACCTCCAGGGGGCGCCCGACGACCGTGTGCGGCGGGAGGACATCGGGAAGTTCTTCGTCCGGGCGGGCGACGGGACCACCGTGCCGCTCTCGTCGGTGGTCACCATCCGGGAGACCAACGGGCCCGAGTTCACCAACCGTTTCAACCTCTTCCGCGCCGCGGAGATCAACGGGTCCGCCGCGCCCGGCTACAGTTCCGGGCAGGCGATGAACGCCCTGGAGGAGGTGGCGAACACGGTCCTCCCCCGCGAGATGGGCTACGACTGGAGCGGCATGTCCTACCAGGAGCGGAAGGCCCCCGCCTCGGCCGGCGTCTTCGCCCTCTCCCTCGCCTTCGTTTTCCTGATCCTGGCAGCCCAGTACGAGAGCTGGTCGCTGCCCTTCAGCGTGCTTCTCGGCACGCCCGTCGCCGTGCTGGGCGCCTTCGTCGGCCTGCTGTCCCGGCGGCTCGAGAACGACGTCTTCGCCCAGGTCGGGCTCGTCATGCTGGTGGGGCTCGCCGCCAAGAACGCCATCCTCATGGTGGAGTTCTGCAAGGCGGAGCTGGAGAAGGGGCGTCCCCTCGTCGACGCCGCCCTGGCCGGCGCCCGGGCCAGGCTGCGGCCCATCCTCATGACCTCCTTCGCCTTCGTCCTGGGCTGCGTCCCGCTCTGGGTGGCCCAGGGCTCCGGGGCCATCTCCCGCCAGATCCTGGGGACGGTGGTCATCGCGGGGATGCTGGCCTCCACCCTCATCGGCATCTTCGTCGTTCCCGTCCTCTTCGTCCTGGTGGAGTCTTTGGCGCACCGGAGGGGGAAGGCCCCCGCGCCTCCGGCGGAACCGGGGAATCCGGTCCCCGCACCGCCGGGCGGGGAAGCGCAGTGTCCACCCGCGGAGTGA
- a CDS encoding aminotransferase class I/II-fold pyridoxal phosphate-dependent enzyme — MPERLSTVSVRGGEDHWKPCGALTVPVVPSSTFVFRDSAEVRDFVREKEGGGSPSRFEYARYGHPTQAAVEHKAAALEGGEAALLFGSGMAALTTTLLAHLRAGDHLVATRGVYRRTADFFRLVLPRYGIEATLAPPDEPAALETAIRPETRLLFTECPSNPYLRVPDLDRLSDIARRHGLPSVVDATFATPVNLRPLEHGFDVVVHSATKYLGGHNDLVAGLAIGRRERLLPVEELRGTLGPCAGARDAGLLLRGLKTLDLRVRRQNETALRVARFLEACPAVERVHYPGLPSHPDHGTACRLMSGFGGVVSFEVRGGLDAASRLVDRLRLPFIGPTLGGVESIVQQPALFVSTDPRKREEAGMADNLVRYAMGIEDADDILADLEQALAVF, encoded by the coding sequence ATGCCTGAGCGCCTTTCCACCGTGTCCGTCCGGGGCGGCGAGGACCACTGGAAACCCTGCGGGGCCCTCACCGTGCCCGTCGTCCCCTCCTCCACCTTCGTCTTCCGCGACTCCGCCGAGGTCCGGGACTTCGTCCGGGAAAAGGAGGGCGGGGGCAGTCCCTCCCGCTTCGAGTACGCCCGCTACGGGCACCCCACCCAGGCCGCGGTGGAGCACAAGGCGGCGGCCCTGGAGGGGGGGGAGGCCGCCCTGCTCTTCGGCAGCGGGATGGCGGCCCTCACCACCACCCTCCTGGCCCACCTCCGGGCCGGAGACCACCTGGTGGCCACGCGGGGGGTCTACCGCCGCACGGCGGACTTTTTCCGTCTCGTCCTGCCGCGGTACGGGATCGAGGCGACCCTCGCCCCCCCGGACGAGCCGGCGGCCCTCGAAACCGCCATCCGGCCCGAGACCCGCCTGCTCTTCACCGAGTGCCCCTCCAACCCCTACCTCCGGGTACCGGACCTGGACCGCCTCTCGGACATCGCTCGCCGTCACGGGCTCCCGAGCGTGGTGGACGCCACCTTCGCGACCCCCGTCAACCTCCGCCCGCTCGAACACGGTTTCGACGTGGTGGTGCACAGCGCCACCAAGTACCTCGGGGGCCACAATGACCTGGTGGCCGGGCTGGCGATCGGGCGCCGCGAACGCCTCTTGCCGGTGGAGGAGCTGCGGGGGACCCTGGGCCCCTGCGCCGGGGCCCGCGACGCCGGGCTGCTGCTGCGGGGCCTGAAAACCCTCGATCTCCGCGTCCGCCGGCAGAACGAGACCGCACTGCGGGTCGCCCGCTTCCTCGAGGCGTGCCCGGCCGTGGAGCGGGTTCACTACCCCGGTCTGCCGTCCCACCCCGACCACGGGACCGCCTGCCGGTTGATGTCCGGCTTCGGCGGGGTGGTCAGCTTCGAGGTCCGCGGGGGCCTGGACGCGGCGAGCCGCCTGGTCGACCGCTTGCGCCTGCCCTTCATCGGTCCCACCCTGGGCGGGGTCGAGAGCATCGTCCAGCAGCCGGCCCTCTTCGTCTCCACGGACCCCCGGAAGCGGGAGGAAGCCGGGATGGCGGACAACCTGGTGCGCTACGCGATGGGGATCGAGGACGCCGATGACATCCTGGCCGACCTGGAACAGGCCCTGGCCGTGTTCTGA
- a CDS encoding aspartate kinase — MIVHKFGGTSVGSAGAFARVADIVVELAGRAPEEGRTGTVVVVSAMSGVTSRLIAGARAAAEGEMDVFQAVKAELLRRHLETARDLLEGPERLEASGFVEDRLHELERLYRSIAVLGEMTRRGCDAVSAFGEQLSSHLLAAVLRARGLRARAFSATGLVVTDDHFGGASPLPEPTRSRLREQVLPAVEQGVVPVITGFIGATPAGVTTTLGRGGSDYSAALIGAGLGADEVWIWSDVNGILTADPNLVPEARTLEELSYGEAASLARFGAEVLHPKTIGPIVASAIPLRLLNTFHPEHAGTRIVPVPRTDRRRHPAILSARGFSRVALGCDDDAWSLRWAAEALQRLGDAGIDVAMFSRSFSERSLTLVVRQPDQAHCLKALGRAHAGGVDVEEEVATVSVVGMADPEDAGLVGRALEAVGRHGIRVIAVTQASAQEAVSFCIPEDRMEDMVRFLHAELGLGGNGHGR; from the coding sequence ATGATCGTGCACAAGTTCGGAGGAACGTCCGTCGGCAGCGCCGGGGCCTTTGCCCGGGTGGCCGACATCGTCGTTGAACTCGCCGGGAGGGCGCCGGAGGAGGGGCGCACCGGGACGGTGGTGGTGGTCTCCGCCATGAGCGGGGTGACCAGCCGGCTCATCGCGGGGGCCCGGGCCGCCGCCGAGGGCGAGATGGACGTGTTCCAGGCCGTGAAGGCCGAATTGCTTCGCCGCCACCTGGAGACGGCCCGGGACCTGCTGGAGGGCCCCGAGCGCCTGGAAGCGTCGGGGTTCGTCGAGGATCGCCTGCACGAACTGGAGCGCCTGTACCGTTCCATCGCCGTCCTGGGGGAGATGACCCGCCGGGGCTGCGACGCCGTGTCCGCCTTCGGGGAACAGCTGTCCTCGCACCTGCTGGCGGCGGTCCTCCGCGCGCGGGGACTGCGCGCCCGGGCCTTCAGCGCCACCGGCCTCGTGGTGACCGACGACCACTTCGGCGGGGCCTCCCCGCTCCCGGAACCCACCCGGTCACGCCTTCGGGAGCAGGTCCTCCCGGCGGTGGAGCAGGGGGTCGTCCCCGTCATCACCGGCTTCATCGGCGCCACCCCCGCGGGCGTCACCACCACCCTCGGCCGGGGCGGGAGCGACTACTCGGCCGCCCTGATCGGCGCCGGGCTCGGGGCGGACGAGGTGTGGATCTGGAGCGACGTGAACGGCATCCTCACCGCCGACCCCAACCTCGTGCCCGAGGCCCGGACCCTGGAGGAGCTGTCCTACGGGGAGGCGGCCAGCCTGGCCCGATTCGGAGCGGAGGTGCTCCACCCCAAGACCATCGGCCCCATCGTCGCCTCCGCCATCCCGCTCCGCCTCCTCAACACCTTTCACCCGGAACACGCGGGGACCCGGATCGTGCCAGTCCCCCGCACCGACCGCCGCCGGCACCCGGCCATCCTCTCCGCGAGGGGCTTCAGCCGGGTCGCCCTGGGTTGCGACGACGACGCCTGGTCGCTGCGCTGGGCCGCCGAGGCCCTGCAACGACTCGGCGACGCCGGAATCGATGTCGCGATGTTCTCCCGCTCCTTCTCCGAGCGCAGCCTGACCCTGGTGGTGCGGCAGCCCGACCAGGCCCACTGCCTCAAGGCGCTGGGGCGCGCTCACGCCGGCGGGGTCGACGTGGAGGAGGAGGTGGCCACCGTCTCCGTCGTGGGGATGGCGGACCCGGAGGATGCCGGCTTGGTGGGGCGGGCCCTCGAGGCGGTGGGTCGCCACGGGATCCGGGTGATCGCCGTCACCCAGGCCTCGGCCCAGGAGGCGGTGTCGTTCTGCATCCCGGAGGACCGCATGGAGGACATGGTGCGCTTCCTCCACGCCGAACTGGGCCTGGGGGGGAACGGCCATGGCCGATAA
- a CDS encoding sigma-70 family RNA polymerase sigma factor: protein MLETCAKLRAEPLDAGRQVPGDGGPGEPGRAGATPGTLDDLISNHGKAVIRVALRMLGCLDEARNAAQEVFLRAHRYGASRDPRLDPGPWLYRITVNVCNETLGLRRRRAERPLAESEREQLRTPPGEGSCPESGLLERERRDILARALLTLPERERAAVILRDVEGLTTAEAARALGTSEATVRSHSSHGRQRLREYVQRVFGRRS, encoded by the coding sequence TTGCTCGAAACCTGTGCCAAGCTGCGGGCGGAGCCCCTTGATGCCGGACGCCAGGTCCCCGGCGACGGCGGTCCCGGGGAGCCTGGCCGGGCGGGTGCGACGCCGGGGACCCTGGACGACCTCATTTCCAACCACGGGAAGGCGGTGATCCGGGTGGCGCTCCGGATGCTCGGCTGCCTGGACGAGGCCCGGAACGCCGCCCAGGAGGTTTTCCTCCGGGCCCACCGCTACGGCGCGTCGCGGGACCCCCGGCTGGACCCCGGTCCCTGGCTTTACCGCATCACCGTGAACGTGTGCAACGAGACGCTGGGCCTCCGCCGGCGGCGGGCGGAACGCCCGCTGGCGGAGAGCGAGCGGGAGCAGCTGCGCACGCCCCCCGGGGAGGGGTCGTGCCCGGAGAGCGGGCTGCTGGAGCGGGAGCGCCGGGACATCCTGGCCCGCGCCCTCCTGACCCTCCCGGAACGGGAGCGGGCGGCGGTGATCCTTCGGGACGTGGAGGGCCTGACCACCGCCGAGGCGGCGCGGGCCCTGGGAACCAGCGAGGCGACCGTCCGCTCCCACTCGAGCCACGGGCGGCAGCGGTTGCGCGAATACGTTCAGCGCGTTTTCGGGAGGCGATCATGA
- a CDS encoding efflux transporter outer membrane subunit has translation MGRRTRLPSLAVPVLGVLLGMLQAACLGPKYVRPTVPVPDAFRGAETAPVEASGKTYGDLGWEEIFKDETLRGLIRRALEHNPDARLAAERIEEARASLRITRSAQYPTASGAADFQAWRDSGATSGAYPGAERTTSSFESYVQAVFELDFWGRLRRSTEAARAQLLATEEARRTVALGLTAEVATAYLSLREMDLELEISRKTLASRLESLKLVKARQEGGVATLLDVDQAQGLVDQARTTIAGLERQAAQQENYLCVLLGSNPGDIPRGKPVTEQMDAPEVPPGLPSGLLERRPDIRRAEQNLIAANAGVAVARAEYFPKFTLTGSAGTLSEDFNHLFSRSSLTWSVMPQLTVPVFNAGKVKAGVRQARSRYRQALITYEQTVLQAFREVADALVGYAKQREYRRLQESATATLADQARLSNLRYSGGVTSYLEVLDSERQYFSAQLTLAQAVRDEFGALVYLYKVLGGGWKAAASPAGAPAPSPGP, from the coding sequence ATGGGACGGCGCACCCGGCTCCCCTCCCTCGCGGTACCCGTCCTGGGGGTGCTGCTGGGGATGCTGCAGGCCGCCTGCCTCGGGCCGAAGTACGTCCGGCCCACCGTGCCCGTCCCGGACGCCTTCCGCGGGGCGGAGACCGCCCCGGTTGAAGCGTCGGGGAAGACCTACGGCGACCTGGGCTGGGAGGAGATCTTCAAGGACGAGACCCTGCGGGGCCTGATCCGCCGGGCGCTGGAGCACAACCCCGACGCCCGGCTGGCGGCCGAGCGGATCGAGGAGGCGAGGGCCTCCCTCCGTATCACGCGGTCCGCGCAGTACCCGACGGCGTCCGGCGCCGCGGATTTCCAGGCCTGGCGGGACTCCGGCGCCACCAGCGGCGCCTATCCCGGCGCGGAGCGGACCACCTCCTCCTTCGAGTCGTACGTCCAGGCCGTGTTCGAGCTGGACTTCTGGGGCCGCCTGAGACGCTCCACCGAGGCCGCCCGGGCCCAGCTCCTGGCCACGGAGGAGGCGCGGCGGACCGTGGCGCTCGGGTTGACGGCCGAGGTGGCCACGGCCTACCTCAGCCTGCGGGAGATGGACCTGGAGCTGGAGATCTCCCGGAAGACCCTGGCATCGCGCCTGGAGTCGCTCAAGCTGGTGAAGGCACGCCAGGAAGGCGGGGTCGCCACCCTGCTGGACGTGGACCAGGCCCAGGGGCTCGTGGACCAGGCCCGCACCACCATCGCCGGACTCGAGCGGCAGGCCGCCCAGCAGGAAAACTACCTCTGCGTCCTCCTGGGGTCGAACCCCGGGGACATCCCGCGGGGAAAACCCGTCACGGAGCAGATGGACGCCCCGGAGGTCCCGCCGGGCCTCCCCTCCGGGCTGCTGGAGCGGCGGCCGGACATCCGGCGGGCAGAGCAGAACCTGATCGCCGCCAACGCCGGGGTCGCGGTGGCCCGGGCCGAGTACTTCCCGAAGTTCACCCTGACGGGTTCCGCCGGCACCCTCAGCGAGGACTTCAACCACCTCTTCTCCCGCTCCAGCCTGACGTGGAGCGTCATGCCGCAGCTCACCGTTCCGGTCTTCAACGCGGGGAAGGTGAAGGCCGGCGTGAGGCAGGCGCGGTCGCGGTACCGGCAGGCGCTCATCACGTACGAGCAGACCGTCCTGCAGGCGTTCCGGGAAGTGGCTGACGCCCTAGTGGGCTACGCCAAGCAGCGGGAGTACCGCCGGCTCCAGGAGTCGGCCACCGCCACCCTCGCGGACCAGGCCCGCCTGTCGAACCTGCGGTACTCGGGGGGCGTCACCAGCTACCTGGAGGTCCTGGATTCCGAGCGGCAGTACTTCAGCGCCCAGCTGACCCTGGCCCAGGCCGTCCGCGACGAGTTCGGGGCGCTGGTCTATCTCTACAAGGTCCTGGGCGGCGGGTGGAAGGCCGCCGCTTCCCCGGCCGGGGCGCCCGCCCCGTCGCCGGGCCCCTGA
- a CDS encoding C40 family peptidase translates to MRRALPLLLLALACLSAKEPPPAAAAPGKPDPAKVRASIAAHLGRPYVRGAVGTKSFDCSGFVWRVMTDAGILIKRTSARKLFICLPETPESGRYDFGTVVFFDDLGHCGIVRDAGGFYHAATSHGTILSPFNDYWKPKVCGFRRMPAP, encoded by the coding sequence GTGAGACGAGCCCTTCCGCTGCTTCTCCTTGCCCTGGCCTGCCTGTCGGCGAAGGAGCCTCCCCCGGCGGCCGCCGCCCCGGGGAAACCGGACCCCGCGAAGGTCCGGGCCTCCATCGCCGCCCACCTGGGCAGGCCCTACGTGCGGGGCGCCGTCGGCACGAAGAGCTTCGACTGTTCCGGGTTCGTCTGGCGGGTCATGACGGATGCCGGGATCCTCATCAAGCGGACCTCCGCCCGGAAATTGTTCATCTGTCTTCCGGAAACGCCCGAGAGCGGGCGGTACGACTTCGGGACCGTCGTCTTCTTCGACGACCTTGGCCACTGCGGGATCGTGCGGGATGCCGGCGGCTTCTACCACGCGGCCACGTCCCACGGGACGATCCTCTCCCCCTTCAACGATTACTGGAAACCCAAAGTCTGCGGGTTCCGGCGGATGCCGGCGCCCTGA
- the asd gene encoding aspartate-semialdehyde dehydrogenase: MADKLPVGILGATGMVGQRFVERLADHPWFEPAWLASSGRSAGRTYGEACRWRLPSPLPDRVRHLPLRAAGEETDVPLLFSALPGDVAGPLEERYARAGHAVCSNASAHRMDEDVPLVIPEVNADHTALVGEQRRVRGWGGFLAAHANCVTAGLVLALKPLRDAFGLCRVNVVTFQAVSGAGYPGVASWDILGNVIPWIAGEEEKVEGEPLKLLGTLEGGRVRPSPAVVSAQCNRVPVRDGHCACVSVELGRRVSLPDVTAALEGFRPPEAVAALPGTPSRPVVVHRDEDRPQPVLDRDALDGMAVHVGRVRPCALLHWKFFLVSHNTQRGAAGGAVHLAELLSAQGWLGAWAPGPGGEP, translated from the coding sequence ATGGCCGATAAGCTCCCCGTGGGCATCCTGGGCGCCACCGGCATGGTGGGGCAGCGTTTCGTCGAACGCCTGGCGGACCACCCCTGGTTCGAGCCCGCCTGGCTGGCTTCCTCGGGGCGTTCCGCCGGCCGGACGTACGGCGAGGCCTGCCGCTGGCGCCTGCCGTCCCCTCTGCCGGACCGGGTCCGTCACCTCCCGTTGCGGGCGGCGGGGGAAGAGACCGATGTCCCGCTGCTCTTTTCCGCGCTTCCGGGGGACGTGGCGGGCCCCCTGGAGGAGCGCTACGCCCGGGCCGGTCACGCTGTCTGCTCCAACGCGTCGGCCCACCGGATGGACGAGGACGTCCCCCTTGTCATCCCGGAGGTCAACGCGGACCACACGGCCCTCGTCGGCGAACAGCGCCGGGTGCGGGGCTGGGGAGGCTTTCTCGCCGCGCACGCCAACTGCGTCACCGCCGGGCTGGTGCTGGCGCTCAAGCCGCTCCGGGACGCCTTCGGACTGTGCCGGGTGAACGTGGTGACCTTCCAGGCCGTCTCGGGGGCGGGCTACCCCGGCGTGGCCTCCTGGGACATCCTGGGGAACGTCATCCCCTGGATCGCCGGCGAGGAGGAGAAGGTGGAGGGGGAACCCCTCAAGCTGCTGGGCACCCTGGAGGGGGGGCGGGTCCGCCCTTCCCCGGCCGTCGTCAGCGCCCAGTGCAACCGCGTCCCCGTGCGGGACGGCCACTGCGCCTGCGTCTCCGTGGAGCTGGGGCGCCGGGTGTCCCTCCCGGACGTGACGGCGGCCCTGGAGGGGTTCCGGCCCCCCGAGGCGGTCGCCGCCCTGCCCGGGACCCCTTCCCGCCCCGTCGTCGTCCACCGCGACGAGGACCGACCCCAACCGGTCCTGGACCGGGACGCCCTCGACGGGATGGCGGTCCACGTGGGCCGGGTGCGGCCCTGTGCCCTCTTGCACTGGAAGTTCTTCCTGGTGAGCCACAACACGCAGCGGGGGGCCGCCGGCGGGGCCGTCCACCTCGCCGAGTTGCTCTCCGCCCAGGGTTGGCTGGGAGCTTGGGCCCCGGGCCCGGGCGGTGAACCGTGA
- a CDS encoding OmpA family protein translates to MIRRHALTLCALVALAVVLPPAALAQESHALIVYTAFFDKHASSVTADDVKVLGMLARLTRDDPTYRIRVVAYTDPTEEDKKDEALARRRAEAVLNFMVGSGVGADQIEIRGVGDEESFGKDKAETDKALRRRAEIRIRQEGRDRRAIDSDLEKDADTKIQTTVFFDFDKAEIRPEFRELLARFGRMLSHNHSYKLRLFGHTDGVGSRSYNLDLGERRCKAVLEELRAAGAMETDVEIASLGEQETIGSQAMKATTSRALSRSVEIKVIKVPGGGGPVAESDEPAPPDESSGKGKGKGKGKSGKDKKK, encoded by the coding sequence ATGATTCGACGCCACGCCCTTACCCTGTGCGCACTCGTCGCCCTTGCCGTCGTGCTCCCACCTGCCGCGCTCGCCCAGGAGAGCCACGCCCTCATCGTCTACACGGCCTTTTTCGACAAGCACGCCTCGTCCGTCACCGCCGACGACGTGAAGGTGCTCGGGATGCTGGCCCGCCTCACCAGGGACGACCCCACCTACCGGATCCGGGTGGTCGCCTACACCGACCCCACCGAGGAAGACAAAAAGGACGAGGCCCTGGCCCGCCGCCGCGCCGAGGCCGTGCTCAACTTCATGGTGGGCAGCGGGGTTGGCGCGGACCAGATCGAGATCCGCGGGGTCGGCGACGAGGAGAGCTTCGGCAAGGACAAGGCGGAAACGGACAAGGCCCTCCGCCGCCGCGCCGAGATCCGCATCCGGCAGGAGGGGCGGGACCGGCGGGCCATCGACTCCGACCTCGAGAAGGACGCCGACACCAAGATCCAGACCACGGTGTTCTTCGACTTCGACAAGGCGGAGATCCGGCCCGAGTTCCGGGAACTCCTGGCGCGGTTCGGCCGCATGCTCTCCCACAACCACAGCTACAAGTTGCGCCTCTTCGGCCACACCGACGGGGTGGGCAGCCGGAGCTACAACCTCGATCTCGGGGAGCGGCGCTGCAAGGCCGTCCTGGAGGAACTCCGCGCCGCGGGGGCGATGGAAACCGACGTGGAGATCGCGTCGCTGGGCGAACAGGAAACCATCGGCTCGCAGGCCATGAAGGCCACCACCTCCCGGGCCCTGTCCCGCTCCGTGGAGATCAAGGTGATCAAGGTCCCCGGCGGCGGCGGCCCGGTGGCCGAATCCGACGAACCCGCCCCGCCGGACGAATCCTCCGGGAAAGGCAAGGGCAAGGGCAAAGGCAAGAGCGGCAAAGACAAGAAGAAGTGA
- a CDS encoding GAF domain-containing protein encodes MDEKARRGRYTRIRAQLEELLTKTPDPVARMATVVALLHHKMPHFFWTGFYRLLDGDLVVGPYQGPLACQVLARGKGVCWAGVQRGESVVVPDVEKFPGHIACDARSKSEIVVPLRDAAGQVVGVLDVDSDRLAAFDAVDREGLEPIVAMISQEAGAAPPTRKRRTPAH; translated from the coding sequence ATGGACGAAAAGGCACGAAGAGGCCGCTACACGCGCATACGGGCCCAACTGGAGGAATTGCTGACGAAGACGCCGGACCCCGTCGCCCGCATGGCCACCGTGGTGGCCCTGCTCCACCACAAGATGCCCCACTTCTTCTGGACCGGTTTCTACCGCCTCCTGGACGGCGACCTGGTGGTCGGGCCCTACCAGGGGCCCCTGGCCTGTCAGGTCCTGGCCCGGGGAAAGGGGGTGTGCTGGGCGGGTGTCCAGCGCGGGGAGAGCGTGGTGGTGCCCGACGTCGAGAAGTTTCCCGGGCACATCGCCTGCGACGCCCGCTCGAAGTCCGAGATCGTGGTCCCGCTGCGGGACGCCGCCGGCCAGGTCGTGGGGGTCCTGGACGTGGACAGCGACCGCCTCGCTGCCTTCGACGCGGTGGACCGGGAAGGCCTGGAGCCCATCGTGGCGATGATCAGCCAGGAAGCCGGTGCCGCCCCGCCCACCCGGAAGCGCCGGACACCCGCGCATTGA